Proteins from a genomic interval of Musa acuminata AAA Group cultivar baxijiao chromosome BXJ1-9, Cavendish_Baxijiao_AAA, whole genome shotgun sequence:
- the LOC108951158 gene encoding villin-2-like isoform X1 translates to MHASESKHNSNSDHRGGPTQRASALAALSSAFKPFSNAKTSAPKPSRSNQGSRRGAAVAALSSVLTAEQKKGESETSTTRFSRSPSPGPHVTVNDSAKIESAGSELGDPFEVSAEKEITEADSSVSESNGATFSYDRLKAKSTNPFRGIDYKQRKAYLSEAEFQKVLGMTKEAFYRQPKWKQDMQKRRVDLF, encoded by the exons ATGCATGCTTCAGAG TCCAAACATAACTCTAACAGTGATCATCGTGGTGGTCCTACTCAAAGGGCATCAGCCTTAGCTGCCCTATCATCTGCATTTAAACCATTTTCAAATGCTAAAACATCAGCACCAAAGCCATCACGATCAAACCAAGGATCACGGCGAGGAGCGGCAGTTGCTGCACTGTCTTCCGTTTTAACTGCTGAGCAAAAGAAGGGAGAATCAGAAACCTCTACAACAAGATTCAGCAGAAGCCCTTCCCCTGGGCCGCATGTGACTGTAAATG ATTCTGCAAAGATTGAAAGTGCAGGCTCGGAGTTGGGTGATCCTTTTGAGGTTTCAGCGGAGAAGGAAATCACAGAAGCAGATAGCTCCGTATCAGAGAGCAATGGTGCTACCTTCAGCTATGATCGTCTGAAAGCGAAGTCCACCAATCCATTCAGAGGAATTGACTATAAACAAAGAAAG GCCTACTTATCAGAAGCCGAGTTCCAGAAGGTTCTAGGCATGACCAAAGAAGCATTTTATCGACAACCCAAATGGAAACAGGACATGCAGAAAAGAAGGGTGGATCTCTTCTAA
- the LOC108951158 gene encoding villin-2-like isoform X2 — MSKHNSNSDHRGGPTQRASALAALSSAFKPFSNAKTSAPKPSRSNQGSRRGAAVAALSSVLTAEQKKGESETSTTRFSRSPSPGPHVTVNDSAKIESAGSELGDPFEVSAEKEITEADSSVSESNGATFSYDRLKAKSTNPFRGIDYKQRKAYLSEAEFQKVLGMTKEAFYRQPKWKQDMQKRRVDLF; from the exons atg TCCAAACATAACTCTAACAGTGATCATCGTGGTGGTCCTACTCAAAGGGCATCAGCCTTAGCTGCCCTATCATCTGCATTTAAACCATTTTCAAATGCTAAAACATCAGCACCAAAGCCATCACGATCAAACCAAGGATCACGGCGAGGAGCGGCAGTTGCTGCACTGTCTTCCGTTTTAACTGCTGAGCAAAAGAAGGGAGAATCAGAAACCTCTACAACAAGATTCAGCAGAAGCCCTTCCCCTGGGCCGCATGTGACTGTAAATG ATTCTGCAAAGATTGAAAGTGCAGGCTCGGAGTTGGGTGATCCTTTTGAGGTTTCAGCGGAGAAGGAAATCACAGAAGCAGATAGCTCCGTATCAGAGAGCAATGGTGCTACCTTCAGCTATGATCGTCTGAAAGCGAAGTCCACCAATCCATTCAGAGGAATTGACTATAAACAAAGAAAG GCCTACTTATCAGAAGCCGAGTTCCAGAAGGTTCTAGGCATGACCAAAGAAGCATTTTATCGACAACCCAAATGGAAACAGGACATGCAGAAAAGAAGGGTGGATCTCTTCTAA